The following is a genomic window from Pygocentrus nattereri isolate fPygNat1 chromosome 8, fPygNat1.pri, whole genome shotgun sequence.
tttactgtattgtattaaattataatttattgtattaatgttttttggtatttattttaatgttagtaGCTATCCgagcaaataaacatttactgcCCAGATTAATGGCTTTAAGTAGAATTTTCTCACATAATAATGTAATGTCTAATGGTTTCAACTATGCCAGCTACAAGTCTCCTTAACTTGTCCTCACGTCACCAAATTTACCAAGCTGCGGGACTTCCAGTTGCTAGAGACAGCATTGTTCTTCCTCATGTCCTGGAGCACGTTCTTGTTGGCAGAGGCCTGTGGCTTCACAGGTAGCATTCAGCCCCAAAAAAGTGCTGTGGATCTCTGACCATATCATGATTTCTGGGGCAGGCTTTTGAATGTGCATTGTATTCATAGGTGTGGTAGCAGTTCTTTTCTGTGGGATCACTCAGGCCCATTACACATATAACAACCTTTCCCCTGAATCACAGGACAGGACCAAGCAAGTAAGACCTTCTTCTGTCACTAGAgaatttctgtattttgtacagtgtttttTGCTTGATTGCATTGAAAGTGGTACTTCATCATTAAAAATCCTGTTTAGTCTAGTTTTAGGCTTAATCTATCTGGGAAAACGGGGCCTATAAGAACTAATACCTAAGCTTTGCTGACTTGTCAGATTTTCCTTGGTTCTTCATGATTGGATGTGaagattttaaaatgctttactgtgttcttttttcccccagttaTTTGAGCTACTGAACTTCTTGGCGGAGAACTTCATCTTTTCCTACATGGGCCTCACCTTGTTCACCTTCCAGAACCATGTCTTCAACCCCATCTTTATAGTGGGAGCATTTGTATCCTGAACTTCTTGAACATGCGCAGTGTAAAGGAAGTATGATGCTAAAAATTAGGCCTGTGTTCGGTGACTGTTACCATCGATGGTAAAAACTCATTCATTGTTGGTTTGAACTTTTAAATGTGTAGAATGATGTGATATactacaatcccaattccaatgaagttgggacattgtgtaaaacataaataaaaacagaatacaatgatttgcaaatccttttcaacctatattcaattgaatacactacaaagacaagatatttaatgttcaaatggatgaaaagtggaaaagtgtcctgtggtctgacgagtccacatttcaaattgtttttggaaatcatggacgtcgtgtcctccgggccaaagagtaAAAGGACtttccggattgttatcagcgcaaagttcaaaagccagcatctctgatggtatgggggtgtgttagtgcccatggcatgggtaacttgcacatctgtgaaagcatcattaatgctgaaaggtacatacaggttttggagcaacatatgctgccatccaaacaacgtctttttcagggatgtccctgcttacttcagcaagacaatgccaagccgcattctgcatgtgttacaacagcgtggcttcgtagtaaaagattGTGGGTaatagactggcctgcctgcagtccagacctgtctcccattgaaaatgtgtggcacattatgaagcgcaaaatatgacaacggagaccccagactgttgagcaacttaAGTTGTAcaacaagcaagaatgggaaataattccacctacaaagcttcaactattagtgtcctcagttcccaaacgcttattgagtgttgttaaaaggaaaggtgatgtaacacagtggtaaacttgcccctgtcccaacttctttggaatgtgttgcaggcatcaaattcagaatgagtgaatatttgcaaaaaacagtagTTTTTGAAAGTTTATCCgattaaatataggttgaatttatagaatatatgcaattaaatataggttgaaaaggatttgcaaatcatcccaacttcattggaattggggttgtacatttatttttccgAATTCAGATGAGATTGTTTTAGAAACACAGATGTTGAGCTGTGCTGGTTGAATGTTGAACTCATTGCTGTAGATATCATGCCTGTATAAAAAGTTGGTTTTAGACTGACAAAACAGCTTTCAGGTCTCAGGAAAAACACTTTACATGTCTCAGCTCTTGTACAATGTGGCCAAGCTAAGTTGCTACAGACACAACAGCATTGTGTGACATTCACAATTGCGTTCTTTATTACTAGAATGATTACACTTTCTTGCCAagtaatgatgatggtgtgctATAATCATAACTTTTACAGAACtgcatgtttattatatattttttaatttatgaaaTGTTATGGTTCAGTTTGCATGCTCTCACTGTGCTGAGTGAGGGTCTGTCTCAAAAgtacagggaaaaaaaattattattagcagtagtagcatGACACATCATCAGTGACATTCTTGGAAGCATCAGCATATGTACTTACTAACCAGTTAACGCAGTTAGTTGGCTGAATAAGATGGTTTTGttagcaaaatataaataacagtaaatattttTAGTATTGTCtccaaaatatacatatttaacataCCTCATATATTTGAGCTTTTATGGGTTCCAGGATTGTTTTTGTGAACATTTGAGTTAACATGTCTGTTTGATTAGATGAAGGGGAATAGAGGAGTTTTAGTCTGAGATTGAGTTCAAGTGACTGCGCTGGGGCAGGTTGGATATGTTTTTGCTTGTTCCAGTGAAGCAGTACCTGGCAATTTCTGCTAAGTAAATGGTCAGCAGTGACAGTTCCATGTGTACCTCTGGGGTAACTAAGCCAgaatactcttaaaaaaaaaaagaaaacattttcccCATGGAGGTAGGAATCACAAAGAGTCATGCTTTTGGATGGGCCTGTAGAGGTTGGCAGTGTTGAGTTACTCACATATTTTGAGTGGTTCCTTGACAGCTTCCTCTCTTAGCTGTCTGTGTTCCTGGGCCGTGCGGCAAATATCTACCCGCTCTCCTTCCTGCTCAACTTGGGCCGCAGAAACAAGATAAGCTCCAACTTTCAGCACATGATGATGTTTGCAGGTTTGTTGATGGAGCGTTTCTAGCCTTGAAACAAAACATAACTCTGTGGAAGGGAAATCTTTGAATTAGCACATTTAAAACTGGTATgcaaggaaaaaatgaaaagagcatttttctgtttttctactgTTCCATATGATCAGAAATTCTGTTTCTACATAGTGTTAAACAATGCTGTTGTAGACCTTGCCATTATAACTCTGTGACTGTTACTATTGATTATACTAGTAATTGAGTAACCTAccaattattttaatgattaatTGAGTAATTAGACTTACAGTGGTTTAGGTCCATATGTTCATGCTAAAGTTAAAAGAGGTATTtcaatctgtttatttattcatttattttggttaaATGTGGCTCAACACAGGGAAGCCAACCAGAACAGATGTGTGTATCAATCTtacaggcacagtaacaaaaaagcaAGGGATAGGTTGGAAagagaaaggttggaaaatggttatgtaaaaatgaattattcatttttccagtACATAAATTCATACaagtctttttgttttctcaggTCTGCGAGGAGCCATGACCTTTGCCCTCTCAATCAGAGACACAGCCACATATGCACGACAGATGATGTTCTCCACCACACTACTGGTGGTCTTCTTCACTGTGTGGATCTGTGGAGGAGGCACCACTCAGATGCTGTCCTGCCAGCACATCCGGTCAGTCTGAGACACTCTCATTTTATTTAGACAAAATGAAGCAGAACTTCTCCATGAGCTGGAGAGGCTTAAGGTAAAGATTGTATAGGAAAAAGGAATGTGCTTCAAGATTCTTCTCCTACTGGACAGTTCTGACCTTTATCCTTAATTGCCTAGCTTAttaagaaatcctgctttgtgaaactgTAGACTGTAGCTCAAGGACTTGTTGATTCAGGTTGTTTTTGTGGCTGCTGTGCTCCACTGTTGCAGGGCTAATGTGATACTAGTCTTTTCAAATGCAAAACCGCTTTTGTAACAGctgcagcttttaaaaaaacatatagaAAGATCATAAAGGGAGGTGAATATAGGGGTTGTGACAGTCACCCAACCCACCGGCACCGACGACGGCTGTGAGATAGGGTGGGAAGGCAGTGCCTGCTAAGACCCGCGATGGCAAGAGGAGAAACATCGGCAACATCCATTTTAACTTAATTTCTACACCAAATCCAAACAAAATCTCCCCAAGCCAAAGCTAGTCATTTTTAGTGGCTTCAAaactagacttttcagtccttttccACAAAACCAAACTTTTCAGTTCATTAGTCTGTCGCTGCTGCTtgtcactctcttctctctctgtaccctctttgctgtttttaaaggctgagaggagagggagaagagctTGTGTTCTGTGCACAGCTCTAgctcaagtaaacaaacattactcactgctgccctctagagGTGCATAGTTAGAAGTCAGAACATTTGCTGTTTTCATAAGACAACGTGTCTCAGTAAAGGTGCATCCTGCTTTCTAATTATAAAAGCTAGAGGTATGCACTACCATGGATTCCCACGGGACCCGTGAAACCCGCCACAATAGCTTGTGCTGCAGGACTAATTTTCAGTATTATTGCTCAGGGCAGCAGGCGGGTTATCAGACTAGGCGAAAGCACACATAAGAGAAATCATGCAAATCAATgaatagcctaaataaagtagaatGATCACTAAATCTTATATCTAAACAgtataacagtaaaacagttcaaatgaaaaaatgtcatttctgAACAGCCAATAACGTGAACAGCAGGATGACTCCCAGACACCCAGGTGTTTAGAGAATAGACCCAGGGCAGATTTGTTCCACGCACCAGGTGCGTCACACAGCTACATACGCTGAATTAAGCCAAAATCTGTGAATATTAAACAGAAGACtttattaaaactttaaaaaaagatattttatgtAATTCATGACAAAATACTAGTTAAACATTGCGGGCTGCAGACGGATTGGAATGCTGTCCAAGACAAGGATGTACCATGCACGTTCatacattgtatttttattgagGGGAGTGACTGACGTGACCATTTATCTGTCTGGCCAGCTTGTTCAAGCTGTAGCGCTCGCGCTGCCTCACTGACAAAACAGTCCCGCACAGACCTCCAATACATGTTTGTCGCAACAAAAACATATGACTGTAAAAGCTAACCACTGTAGAAAATAATTGCAGGCAGATAAATTCTGATCACatcaaataattgtgatcaggTGATTAcgtaataattatgtaataattatgaTGGGCCTAATCCTACATTTATCTATCTCTCAACCTCTCGTGGTGTTTTATGTCTCGATATATATTATTTTGGTGTTCTTTTGTTATAACAGGGTTGGAGTAGACTCAGACCAGGACAATTCAGTAAGTGCATTTTCAATTATGCATGAAGACAAAAAATATTgaatgtattatattatttatataaactCTAATGCTATTTAAGGGTGTGTTTCTGCAGATTGGCCCAGATGGAATAGAGAGGAGGAGCACCAAACAGGAAAGCGCCTGGTTATTTAGACTCTGGTACAACTTTGACCACAAGTATCCTTTACATTGTCAGTTTAATGGCTTTTTCAGTGGAAAGGGCTATTTCAGAGGAATTCAATTATGATTTTGCTGTTGTACGGCACACAGAGCAGAGGGTACTTTTTTACATTGGCAGTTTGAAGTTCATGCTGTTGCAGAAGCCTTGACCTGCTGTCCTACAGTTACCTGAAGCCCATTTTGACTCACAGTGGGCCTCCACTCACAGCCACACTGCCAGCCTGTTGTGGCCCCCTGGCCCGATGCCTAACCAGCCCACAGGCCTATGAGGTCAGCTTCCTACCCAGCACCACGACACAGTACACTAAAATAGCCTCCTTATTAGCAGAATAGCTCAGCAAAATATCAAAATTGTATATCTTCCTTTCTGTTCATACATAGGCTAATTTATCTAAGTAGTAATGGAAGTGCAACTCATGTCTAAGGCATCCAGCATCTGCATTGTCTCAAACCGCATAAAATCATTAAGTAATTTTTAACAGACTTGTTTATCTGGCTTACATGGACACAGATGAACCAGaagtatggacaaaattcaggctttaagaTGGTTGCTACTCTCGTTTTAGTgatataatgtgtttttgttctctgtaaaactaaagaagcaaacttgtcTAGGATTATAGACTACATTTAGGGTAATGGGAAAAATTGTGAAATTTTGATTTTCCAGAACTACTCctgtaatggaaaaaaaatatttttgtctctCAACACAGAATGAGGGACAACTGAAAGATGATGACTCTGACCTCATCCTGAACGATGGCAACATCAGCCTGACATACGGTGACATCACCGTGAGTACAGACGCCACAGGCACACGCACCAGTGGCCAACCCGTGGGTGGAATCAACTCAGATGAGGCTCTGGACAGAGAGCTGACCTTCGGTGACCATGAGCTGGTGATTCGGGGCACACGCCTGGTCCTGCCCATGGATGACTCAGAGCCACCCCTGCCTCGGGACCCCCGCCACCACCGGGAGCTTTGAACTGCAtggcaaaaaacaaaatcacgTGTGACACGGCTGAGTCTGAGGCATTCCTACCAATCTGTCCCTTTCTCCTTAACCTCTACCACCTCTATCTGGAATGatccctctctgcctctttctctctttatcttcacccttctcctctctctgatgTGACTGGTTTGATGTCTCTACCTcattt
Proteins encoded in this region:
- the slc9a6a gene encoding sodium/hydrogen exchanger 6a isoform X1, with translation MGSKWKFSTAEGARRKLSLCLLASLSVCFCVCGAEDSAMENIVTEKKAEESHRQDSADLLIFILLLTLTILTIWLFKHRRFRFLHETGLAMIYGLLVGVVLRYGIHVPRDINNVTLSCHVNSSPATLLVNVSGKFYEYTLKGEISANEVSDVQDNEMLRKVTFDPEVFFNILLPPIIFHAGYSLKRRHFFRNMGSILAFAFVGTVVSCFIIGLLMYGCVMLMKQIGQLGGDFFFTDCLFFGAIVSATDPVTVLAIFNELQVDFDLYALLFGESVLNDAVAVVLSSSIVAYQPEGDNSHTFEAMAVLKSFGIFLGVFSGSFALGVATGIMTALVTKFTKLRDFQLLETALFFLMSWSTFLLAEACGFTGVVAVLFCGITQAHYTYNNLSPESQDRTKQLFELLNFLAENFIFSYMGLTLFTFQNHVFNPIFIVGAFLSVFLGRAANIYPLSFLLNLGRRNKISSNFQHMMMFAGLRGAMTFALSIRDTATYARQMMFSTTLLVVFFTVWICGGGTTQMLSCQHIRVGVDSDQDNSGVFLQIGPDGIERRSTKQESAWLFRLWYNFDHNYLKPILTHSGPPLTATLPACCGPLARCLTSPQAYENEGQLKDDDSDLILNDGNISLTYGDITVSTDATGTRTSGQPVGGINSDEALDRELTFGDHELVIRGTRLVLPMDDSEPPLPRDPRHHREL
- the slc9a6a gene encoding sodium/hydrogen exchanger 6a isoform X2, whose amino-acid sequence is MGSKWKFSTAEGARRKLSLCLLASLSVCFCVCGAEDSAMENIVTEKKAEESHRQDSADLLIFILLLTLTILTIWLFKHRRFRFLHETGLAMIYGLLVGVVLRYGIHVPRDINNVTLSCHVNSSPATLLVNVSGKFYEYTLKGEISANEVSDVQDNEMLRKVTFDPEVFFNILLPPIIFHAGYSLKRRHFFRNMGSILAFAFVGTVVSCFIIGLLMYGCVMLMKQIGQLGGDFFFTDCLFFGAIVSATDPVTVLAIFNELQVDFDLYALLFGESVLNDAVAVVLSSSIVAYQPEGDNSHTFEAMAVLKSFGIFLGVFSGSFALGVATGIMTALVTKFTKLRDFQLLETALFFLMSWSTFLLAEACGFTGVVAVLFCGITQAHYTYNNLSPESQDRTKQLFELLNFLAENFIFSYMGLTLFTFQNHVFNPIFIVGAFLSVFLGRAANIYPLSFLLNLGRRNKISSNFQHMMMFAGLRGAMTFALSIRDTATYARQMMFSTTLLVVFFTVWICGGGTTQMLSCQHIRVGVDSDQDNSIGPDGIERRSTKQESAWLFRLWYNFDHNYLKPILTHSGPPLTATLPACCGPLARCLTSPQAYENEGQLKDDDSDLILNDGNISLTYGDITVSTDATGTRTSGQPVGGINSDEALDRELTFGDHELVIRGTRLVLPMDDSEPPLPRDPRHHREL